A genomic stretch from Frigoribacterium sp. PvP032 includes:
- a CDS encoding L-fucose/L-arabinose isomerase family protein → MSTTTSSSVGDLLPPSRRRRTRVGLVAGGLGTYWPQFPGLLPQLQESTRYVVERFGALDADVVDTGFISDAQEARVAADTLRRADCDLVVVFLTTYLTSSMVLPIAQRAGVPVLVIDLQPTPAMDHDRFDTGLWLAYCGQCPVPEVANVFTRAGIEFRSVTGHLRSDRAWRRIERWVHAAGVRARLREARHGLMGHLYPGMLDVSTDLTLLSTHFGSHVEVLELDDLRVRVDAVSDAEVRERTALARQVFDVDASVGEDDLDWAARVSVGLDRLVDDFDLDSLAYYHRGLEGEQHERLGAGLILGASLLNARGVPAVGEYELRTSVAMLAAQALGVGGSFTEIQAINFDDDVVEMGHDGPAHLAISSSRPVLRGLGVFHGKRGHGVSVEFDVQPGPVTTFGLGQDRDGALSFVTSEGTVVPGPLLAIGNTTSRVDFGGDPGEWVDEWSRSGIGHHWGLCVGHVARDVAAAASLLGIEHRHVAAPFDDADGFERSMGRVPS, encoded by the coding sequence GTGAGCACCACCACCTCCTCGTCGGTCGGCGACCTGTTGCCGCCGTCCCGGCGTCGCCGCACCCGCGTCGGCCTCGTGGCCGGCGGGCTGGGCACCTACTGGCCCCAGTTCCCCGGCCTGCTGCCCCAGCTGCAGGAGTCGACCCGCTACGTCGTCGAGCGCTTCGGCGCCCTCGACGCCGACGTGGTCGACACCGGCTTCATCTCCGACGCACAGGAGGCGCGGGTCGCGGCCGACACACTGCGCCGGGCCGACTGCGACCTGGTCGTCGTGTTCCTGACGACGTACCTGACCTCGTCGATGGTGCTGCCGATCGCCCAGCGGGCCGGGGTCCCCGTGCTCGTGATCGACCTGCAGCCCACCCCGGCGATGGACCACGACCGCTTCGACACCGGGCTCTGGCTCGCCTACTGCGGGCAGTGCCCGGTGCCGGAGGTCGCCAACGTGTTCACCAGGGCGGGCATCGAGTTCCGCTCCGTCACCGGCCACCTCCGCAGCGACCGGGCCTGGAGGCGCATCGAGCGCTGGGTGCACGCCGCCGGCGTCCGCGCACGGCTGCGCGAGGCCCGACACGGGCTGATGGGCCACCTCTACCCGGGCATGCTCGACGTGTCGACCGACCTCACCCTGCTCTCGACGCACTTCGGCTCGCACGTCGAGGTGCTCGAGCTCGACGACCTGCGCGTACGGGTCGACGCGGTGTCGGACGCCGAGGTGCGTGAGCGGACGGCGCTCGCCCGCCAGGTGTTCGACGTCGACGCCTCGGTCGGCGAGGACGACCTCGACTGGGCCGCGCGCGTCTCCGTCGGCCTCGATCGTCTCGTCGACGACTTCGACCTCGACTCGCTCGCCTACTACCACCGCGGGCTCGAGGGCGAGCAGCACGAGCGGCTCGGGGCCGGGCTCATCCTCGGGGCGTCCCTGCTCAACGCCCGCGGGGTGCCGGCGGTGGGGGAGTACGAGCTGCGCACCTCCGTCGCGATGCTCGCGGCCCAGGCGCTCGGGGTCGGAGGGTCGTTCACCGAGATCCAGGCGATCAACTTCGACGACGACGTGGTCGAGATGGGCCACGACGGGCCGGCGCACCTCGCGATCTCGTCGTCACGACCGGTGCTGCGGGGGCTCGGCGTCTTCCACGGCAAGCGCGGCCACGGCGTCAGCGTCGAGTTCGACGTGCAGCCGGGCCCCGTCACGACCTTCGGCCTCGGTCAGGACCGCGACGGCGCACTGTCGTTCGTCACCAGCGAGGGCACCGTGGTGCCGGGGCCGCTGCTCGCCATCGGCAACACGACCTCGCGCGTCGACTTCGGCGGCGACCCCGGCGAGTGGGTCGACGAGTGGTCGCGCAGCGGCATCGGGCACCACTGGGGGCTCTGCGTCGGCCACGTCGCGCGCGACGTCGCGGCGGCCGCGTCGCTGCTCGGCATCGAGCACCGGCACGTCGCGGCGCCGTTCGACGACGCCGACGGGTTCGAGCGGAGCATGGGCCGCGTGCCGTCGTGA
- a CDS encoding alpha-hydroxy acid oxidase: MVQRQFPKPVELLEYLSFKKPELDGRKRRLEAALTIEDLRAIAKRRTPKAAFDYTDGSAEAEISITRARQAFEDVEFHPEVLRDVAEIDTTATVFGAPSAMPFAIAPTGFTRLMQTEGETAGASAAAAAGIPFTLSTLGTTSIEDVKAANPHGRNWFQLYVMRQRDISYGLVERAAAAGYETLFFTVDTPVAGARLRDKRNGFSIPPQLTLGTVLDALPRPWWWYDFLTTDKLEFASLSATGGTVGDLLDLAMDPTISFDDLRIIREMWPGKLAVKGVQSVDDAKKFVDAGVDGIVLSNHGGRQLDRAPIPFHLLPEVVREVGADTDVLVDTGIMNGADIVASVALGAKTTLIGRAYLYGLMAGGRQGVDRTIEILSDQVVRTMKLLGAHSLEELEPRHVTQLERLGPRARS, from the coding sequence GTGGTCCAGCGTCAGTTCCCCAAGCCCGTCGAGCTGCTCGAGTACCTGAGCTTCAAGAAGCCCGAGCTCGACGGGCGCAAGCGTCGCCTCGAGGCCGCCCTGACGATCGAGGACCTGCGGGCGATCGCGAAGCGCCGCACGCCGAAGGCCGCGTTCGACTACACGGACGGCAGCGCGGAGGCGGAGATCTCGATCACGCGGGCCCGGCAGGCGTTCGAGGACGTCGAGTTCCATCCCGAGGTGCTGCGGGACGTGGCCGAGATCGACACGACGGCGACGGTGTTCGGGGCGCCGTCGGCGATGCCTTTCGCGATCGCGCCGACCGGGTTCACCCGTCTCATGCAGACCGAAGGAGAGACGGCCGGCGCCTCGGCTGCGGCGGCGGCGGGCATCCCGTTCACCCTGTCGACGCTGGGGACGACGTCGATCGAGGACGTGAAGGCAGCCAACCCGCACGGGCGGAACTGGTTCCAGCTCTACGTCATGCGGCAGCGCGACATCTCGTACGGCCTCGTGGAGCGGGCGGCGGCCGCCGGGTACGAGACCCTCTTCTTCACGGTGGACACCCCGGTCGCGGGGGCGCGCCTCCGGGACAAGCGGAACGGGTTCTCGATCCCGCCGCAGCTGACGCTGGGGACGGTGCTCGACGCGTTGCCCCGACCGTGGTGGTGGTACGACTTCCTCACGACGGACAAGCTGGAGTTCGCGTCGCTGAGCGCCACCGGCGGGACGGTCGGCGATCTGCTCGACCTGGCGATGGACCCCACGATCAGCTTCGACGACCTGCGGATCATCCGCGAGATGTGGCCGGGCAAGCTGGCGGTGAAGGGCGTGCAGAGCGTCGACGACGCGAAGAAGTTCGTGGACGCGGGAGTCGACGGGATCGTGCTGTCGAACCACGGCGGGCGGCAGCTCGACCGGGCGCCGATCCCCTTCCACCTCCTCCCGGAGGTGGTGCGCGAGGTGGGCGCTGACACCGACGTCCTCGTCGACACCGGCATCATGAACGGCGCCGACATCGTCGCGTCCGTCGCGCTCGGGGCCAAGACGACGCTGATCGGGCGGGCGTACCTCTACGGGCTCATGGCCGGCGGGCGGCAGGGCGTCGACCGCACGATCGAGATCCTCTCGGACCAGGTCGTCCGGACGATGAAGCTGCTCGGCGCGCACTCGCTCGAGGAGCTGGAGCCGCGGCACGTGACCCAGCTCGAGCGCCTCGGGCCGCGCGCCCGCAGCTGA
- a CDS encoding rhamnulokinase family protein, whose amino-acid sequence MSETGPVPSGRSGGVVVAVDLGATSGRVVLGHVDRDGVRLQHVARFANEPVTVPLGRGDGQGAGGAGRVGLHWDVLGLWRSVAAGLTQALRDEPGVASIGVDSWAVDYGLLRDGRLLGAPSHYRDERSAAGVEVVHAVVPPAELFARTGLQHLPFNTVFQLAADHASGVLAPADRALLVPDLFSWWLTGTAATERTNASTTGLLSPVTGEWDVELMGRLGLAPDLFAPLVDPGASLGPLLPSVAAAIGAPASLGVTAVGSHDTASAVVAVPLTGDDAAYVSSGTWSLVGLELPSPLLGEDVRAAGFTNEGGVDGRVRFLKNVSGLWLLSESMRAWSRSGTSGISGAAAVSAAERSSDLAALIAEAAAVTRPVAVFDATDERFTPPGDMPARIEAWCVEHDVEPPRGRAETVRSILESLAAAYAATLRDAERLSGRTIRTVHVVGGGSQNELLCQLTADRTGCAVLAGPVEATALGNVLVQARAAGLVHGSLESLRALVRRSSSPVRYEPRTTAAATPKKG is encoded by the coding sequence ATGAGCGAGACCGGCCCGGTGCCGTCGGGCAGGTCGGGCGGCGTCGTCGTGGCGGTCGACCTCGGTGCGACGAGCGGTCGGGTCGTGCTCGGCCACGTCGACCGCGACGGCGTCCGGCTGCAGCACGTCGCCCGGTTCGCGAACGAGCCGGTCACGGTGCCCCTGGGCCGGGGCGACGGCCAGGGCGCAGGAGGCGCGGGCCGCGTCGGCCTGCACTGGGACGTCCTGGGGCTCTGGCGGTCGGTCGCCGCGGGACTGACGCAGGCCCTCCGCGACGAGCCGGGCGTGGCGTCGATCGGGGTGGACTCCTGGGCCGTGGACTACGGGCTGCTGCGTGACGGCCGCCTCCTCGGTGCTCCGTCCCACTACCGCGACGAGCGGTCGGCGGCGGGGGTCGAGGTGGTGCACGCCGTCGTCCCGCCCGCGGAGCTCTTCGCCCGCACCGGCCTGCAGCACCTCCCCTTCAACACCGTCTTCCAGCTCGCCGCCGACCACGCGTCGGGAGTGCTCGCCCCGGCCGATCGTGCCCTGCTCGTGCCTGACCTCTTCTCCTGGTGGCTCACCGGCACGGCCGCGACCGAGCGGACGAACGCCTCGACGACCGGTCTGCTGTCGCCGGTGACGGGGGAGTGGGACGTCGAGCTGATGGGCCGGCTCGGGCTCGCCCCCGACCTGTTCGCGCCGCTCGTCGACCCTGGTGCCTCGCTCGGGCCGCTGCTGCCGTCGGTCGCCGCGGCGATCGGGGCACCGGCGTCGCTCGGGGTCACGGCGGTCGGCTCGCACGACACCGCGTCGGCAGTGGTCGCCGTGCCGCTGACGGGCGACGACGCCGCGTACGTGTCGAGCGGCACGTGGTCGCTCGTCGGCCTCGAGCTCCCCTCGCCCCTGCTCGGCGAGGACGTGCGCGCGGCCGGCTTCACGAACGAGGGCGGCGTCGACGGGCGGGTGCGGTTCCTCAAGAACGTGTCGGGCCTGTGGCTGCTGAGCGAGTCGATGCGCGCGTGGAGCCGCTCGGGCACCTCGGGCATCTCGGGCGCCGCCGCCGTCTCGGCCGCCGAGCGCAGCAGCGACCTGGCGGCCCTGATCGCCGAGGCGGCGGCCGTGACCCGGCCCGTCGCCGTCTTCGACGCCACCGACGAGCGCTTCACGCCGCCGGGCGACATGCCGGCACGGATCGAGGCGTGGTGCGTCGAGCACGACGTCGAGCCGCCGCGCGGTCGCGCCGAGACTGTGCGCAGCATCCTCGAGTCGCTCGCGGCGGCGTACGCCGCGACGCTGCGCGACGCCGAACGACTCTCGGGCCGCACGATCAGGACCGTGCACGTCGTCGGGGGCGGCTCGCAGAACGAGCTGCTCTGCCAGCTGACCGCCGACCGCACGGGATGCGCCGTGCTGGCCGGGCCGGTCGAGGCCACGGCGCTCGGCAACGTGCTCGTCCAGGCCCGTGCAGCCGGTCTCGTGCACGGGAGCCTCGAGTCCCTGCGTGCCCTGGTGCGTCGCAGTTCCTCCCCAGTCCGGTACGAGCCGCGGACCACCGCGGCCGCCACCCCGAAGAAAGGCTGA
- a CDS encoding bifunctional aldolase/short-chain dehydrogenase, with protein MTSSSTTAADLVARSNRLGADPANTNYAGGNTSAKGTATDPATGEPVELLWVKGSGGDLGTLTEQGLAVLRLDRLRGLAGVYRGVEHEDEMVAAFDYALHGKGGAAPSIDTAMHGLVDAAHVDHLHPDAGIAIATAADGERLTAEIFGGAVVWVPWRRPGWQLGLDIAAIKAEHPEARGTILGGHGITAWGDTSEEAEAASRWIIETAQAWLDEHSRPEPFGPVLGGYAALPVDERRAKAAALAPVIRGIASHDRPQVGSFTDSDVVLDFLASTEHPRLAALGTSCPDHFLRTKVRPLVLDLPADATVEESVARLRELHEQYRLDYQAYYDRHATPDSPAIRGADPLIVLVPGVGMFSYGGDAQTARVAGEFYVNAIAVMRGAEGVSSYAPIDEAEKFRIEYWALEEAKLQRRPAPKPLATRVALVTGAASGIGKAIATRLAAEGACVVIADLDLAKAQAAAAEIGGPDVARGVAADVSDEAAVKASIAEVLLAFGGLDLVVNNAGLSLSKSLFDTTEADWDLQHDVMAKGSFLVAKNAARVLVDQGLGGDIVYISSKNSVFAGPNNIAYSATKADQAHQVRLLAAELGEHGIRVNGINPDGVVRGSGIFASGWGANRAATYGVDEKDLGAFYAQRTILKREVVPENVAAAVYAICTSDFSHTTGLHVPVDAGVAAAFLR; from the coding sequence GTGACCAGCAGCTCCACCACCGCAGCCGACCTCGTCGCGCGCAGCAACCGCCTCGGCGCCGACCCGGCGAACACGAACTACGCCGGCGGCAACACGTCGGCGAAGGGCACCGCGACCGACCCGGCGACGGGCGAGCCGGTCGAGCTGCTCTGGGTCAAGGGCAGCGGGGGAGACCTCGGCACCCTCACCGAGCAGGGCCTCGCGGTGCTGCGCCTCGACCGTCTGCGCGGCCTCGCGGGCGTCTACCGCGGCGTCGAGCACGAGGACGAGATGGTCGCCGCCTTCGACTACGCCCTGCACGGCAAGGGAGGCGCGGCGCCGTCGATCGACACCGCGATGCACGGCCTCGTCGACGCGGCGCACGTCGACCACCTGCACCCCGACGCGGGCATCGCGATCGCGACGGCGGCCGACGGCGAGCGGCTGACGGCCGAGATCTTCGGCGGCGCCGTGGTCTGGGTGCCGTGGCGCCGACCGGGCTGGCAGCTCGGCCTCGACATCGCCGCGATCAAGGCGGAGCACCCGGAGGCGCGCGGCACGATCCTGGGCGGGCACGGCATCACCGCCTGGGGCGACACCAGCGAGGAGGCGGAGGCGGCCTCGCGCTGGATCATCGAGACCGCGCAGGCCTGGCTCGACGAGCACTCGCGGCCCGAGCCGTTCGGCCCGGTGCTCGGCGGCTACGCGGCCCTGCCCGTCGACGAGCGCCGCGCGAAGGCCGCCGCCCTGGCGCCCGTCATCCGCGGCATCGCGTCGCACGACCGCCCGCAGGTCGGCTCGTTCACCGACAGCGACGTCGTCCTCGACTTCCTCGCCAGCACCGAGCACCCCCGTCTCGCGGCGCTCGGCACGAGCTGCCCCGACCACTTCCTCCGGACGAAGGTGCGGCCGTTGGTGCTCGACCTGCCGGCCGACGCGACCGTCGAGGAGTCGGTCGCGCGCCTCCGGGAGCTGCACGAGCAGTACCGCCTCGACTACCAGGCGTACTACGACAGGCACGCGACGCCCGACAGCCCGGCGATCCGCGGGGCCGACCCGCTGATCGTGCTCGTGCCGGGCGTCGGCATGTTCTCGTACGGCGGCGACGCCCAGACGGCCCGCGTCGCCGGCGAGTTCTACGTCAACGCGATCGCCGTGATGCGCGGCGCCGAGGGCGTCTCGAGCTACGCGCCGATCGACGAGGCCGAGAAGTTCCGCATCGAGTACTGGGCCCTCGAGGAGGCGAAGCTGCAGCGGCGGCCCGCGCCGAAGCCGCTCGCCACCCGGGTCGCGCTCGTCACCGGAGCCGCGTCGGGCATCGGCAAGGCCATCGCCACCCGGCTCGCCGCCGAGGGGGCCTGCGTCGTGATCGCCGACCTCGACCTCGCGAAGGCGCAGGCCGCGGCGGCCGAGATCGGCGGGCCCGACGTGGCGCGCGGCGTCGCCGCCGACGTCAGCGACGAGGCCGCGGTGAAGGCCTCGATCGCGGAGGTGCTGCTCGCGTTCGGCGGGCTCGACCTCGTCGTCAACAACGCCGGGCTGAGCCTCTCGAAGTCGCTCTTCGACACCACCGAGGCCGACTGGGACCTGCAGCACGACGTGATGGCCAAGGGCTCTTTCCTCGTCGCGAAGAACGCCGCCCGCGTGCTCGTCGACCAGGGCCTCGGCGGCGACATCGTCTACATCTCGTCGAAGAACTCCGTCTTCGCCGGCCCGAACAACATCGCCTACAGCGCGACGAAGGCCGACCAGGCCCACCAGGTGCGGCTGCTCGCGGCCGAGCTCGGCGAGCACGGCATCCGCGTGAACGGCATCAACCCCGACGGCGTCGTGCGCGGCTCGGGCATCTTCGCGAGCGGATGGGGCGCCAACCGCGCCGCGACCTACGGCGTCGACGAGAAGGACCTAGGCGCCTTCTACGCCCAGCGCACCATCCTCAAGCGCGAGGTCGTGCCCGAGAACGTCGCCGCCGCCGTCTACGCCATCTGCACCAGCGACTTCTCGCACACGACCGGGCTGCACGTGCCGGTCGACGCGGGGGTCGCCGCGGCGTTCTTGCGATGA
- a CDS encoding L-rhamnose mutarotase, with the protein MTADDHERHAFRLQVAPDRLDEYARRHAEVWPEMLQALHDSGWHGYSLFAAPDGLLVGYVEAISLEAAQAAMARTEVNARWQSSMAEFFTSLDGTPPDEGFELLTQVFNLEAQLGLPGGGRQPAPPAPATTAATTAAATTAAPTTTASSTTTGTTTPGEAP; encoded by the coding sequence ATGACCGCCGACGACCACGAGCGCCACGCGTTCCGGCTGCAGGTCGCGCCCGACCGCCTCGACGAGTACGCGCGTCGGCACGCCGAGGTCTGGCCAGAGATGCTGCAGGCGCTCCACGACAGCGGCTGGCACGGCTACTCGCTCTTCGCCGCCCCGGACGGCCTGCTCGTCGGCTACGTCGAGGCCATCTCGCTCGAGGCCGCCCAGGCCGCGATGGCCCGGACCGAGGTCAACGCCCGCTGGCAGTCCTCGATGGCCGAGTTCTTCACGTCGCTCGACGGCACGCCCCCCGACGAGGGCTTCGAGCTCCTCACGCAGGTCTTCAACCTGGAGGCGCAGCTCGGCCTCCCGGGCGGAGGCCGACAGCCGGCACCTCCGGCCCCCGCGACCACGGCCGCCACGACGGCTGCCGCCACGACGGCTGCCCCCACGACCACGGCGTCATCGACGACGACCGGCACCACGACCCCTGGAGAAGCACCATGA
- the rhaS gene encoding rhamnose ABC transporter substrate-binding protein yields MEFPTYTRGRALRRAAAAVAALATVTLVASGCALTAASDDASSGSGSGGTESIAFVPKQLNNPYTDVVLGGGEAASKAIGYDYSVVGPLEASASSQVTFLNTLTQQGTNVIVIAANDPDAVGPALKEARDGGAKIVAFDSDTDPGSRDVFVSQTDAQAVAQIQIRQMSEQIGGQGDIAILSATANATNQNEWIDFIKEEVDTNPDYAGITIVSTVYGDDDDAKSFQEAQGLLQANPDLKGIISPTTVGIAATARYLSTSEYKGKVALTGLGLPNEMREFVKDGTVTAFALWDPAELGEVAAYAGQALVDGTITGEEGDTFTAGDLGDRTVGADGVVIVGPPTEFTADNIDDFDF; encoded by the coding sequence ACCGTCACCCTCGTCGCCTCCGGCTGCGCCCTCACGGCGGCCAGCGACGACGCCAGCTCGGGCTCCGGCTCGGGCGGCACCGAGTCGATCGCCTTCGTGCCGAAGCAGCTGAACAACCCGTACACCGACGTCGTGCTCGGTGGTGGCGAGGCCGCCTCGAAGGCGATCGGCTACGACTACAGCGTCGTGGGCCCGCTCGAGGCCAGCGCCTCCTCCCAGGTCACGTTCCTGAACACGCTCACCCAGCAGGGCACGAACGTGATCGTCATCGCCGCGAACGACCCCGACGCGGTCGGGCCGGCCCTGAAGGAGGCGCGTGACGGCGGCGCGAAGATCGTCGCGTTCGACTCGGACACCGACCCCGGCTCCCGTGACGTCTTCGTCAGCCAGACCGACGCCCAGGCCGTCGCGCAGATCCAGATCCGCCAGATGAGCGAGCAGATCGGCGGGCAGGGCGACATCGCCATCCTCTCGGCGACCGCGAACGCCACGAACCAGAACGAGTGGATCGACTTCATCAAGGAGGAGGTCGACACGAACCCCGACTACGCCGGCATCACGATCGTCTCGACCGTCTACGGCGACGACGACGACGCGAAGTCGTTCCAGGAGGCGCAGGGCCTGCTGCAGGCCAACCCCGACCTCAAGGGCATCATCTCGCCCACCACGGTCGGCATCGCCGCCACCGCCCGTTACCTCTCGACCTCCGAGTACAAGGGCAAGGTCGCGCTGACCGGGCTCGGCCTGCCGAACGAGATGCGCGAGTTCGTCAAGGACGGGACCGTCACGGCCTTCGCCCTGTGGGACCCGGCCGAGCTCGGCGAGGTCGCGGCCTACGCCGGCCAGGCGCTCGTCGACGGCACGATCACCGGCGAGGAGGGCGACACCTTCACGGCCGGCGACCTCGGCGACCGCACCGTCGGTGCCGACGGCGTCGTCATCGTCGGCCCGCCGACCGAGTTCACCGCCGACAACATCGACGACTTCGACTTCTAG
- a CDS encoding DUF2470 domain-containing protein, giving the protein MSRADADARRLPFGDDVVEAVLAHMRDDHASDGVVIVRRHGAPGATAALMLGFDALETTWSVTDADGAEGVLTVPWPAPITDRASVRRQVVELFDGR; this is encoded by the coding sequence GTGAGCCGCGCCGACGCCGACGCCCGGCGGCTGCCCTTCGGCGACGACGTCGTGGAGGCGGTCCTCGCGCACATGCGCGACGACCACGCCTCGGACGGGGTCGTGATCGTGCGGCGGCACGGGGCCCCGGGGGCGACGGCCGCGCTGATGCTCGGCTTCGACGCGCTCGAGACGACCTGGTCGGTCACGGACGCCGACGGCGCCGAGGGCGTGCTCACCGTGCCGTGGCCCGCGCCGATCACCGACCGCGCCTCGGTGCGGCGCCAGGTCGTCGAGCTGTTCGACGGCCGCTGA
- the rhaI gene encoding L-rhamnose isomerase: protein MTTFDDIAPTLTRQAIELPSWAFGNSGTRFKVFGTPGTPRTPEEKIADAARVHEHTGLAPSVALHIPWDEVDDFGALRSYAEGLGVALGTVNSNTFQDDAYKFGSLAHSDAAVRRKAVDHHLRCLEIMHETGSRDLKIWLADGTNYPGQDSLRQRQDHLAESLAEIYAGLGDEQRLVLEYKFFEPAFYHTDVPDWGTSYAQVSALGDRALTCLDTGHHAPGTNIEFIVMQLLRLGKLGSFDFNSRFYADDDLIVGAADPFQLFRILFEVVDGGGLDEGSPVQFMLDQCHNVEDKIPGQIRSVLNVQEMTARALLVDRPALDSARASHDVLGANAVLMDAFYTDVRPALADWREGRGLPRDPMAAYLTSGTPERLAAERVGGKQLSWT from the coding sequence ATGACCACCTTCGACGACATCGCGCCGACGCTGACGCGCCAGGCCATCGAGCTGCCCAGCTGGGCGTTCGGCAACTCGGGCACGCGCTTCAAGGTGTTCGGCACGCCGGGCACGCCCCGCACGCCCGAGGAGAAGATCGCCGACGCCGCTCGCGTCCACGAGCACACCGGCCTCGCGCCGAGCGTCGCCCTGCACATCCCGTGGGACGAGGTCGACGACTTCGGCGCCCTGCGCTCGTACGCCGAGGGCCTCGGAGTCGCGCTCGGCACCGTGAACTCGAACACGTTCCAGGACGACGCCTACAAGTTCGGCAGCCTCGCTCACAGCGACGCGGCCGTCCGGCGCAAGGCGGTCGACCACCACCTCCGCTGCCTCGAGATCATGCACGAGACCGGCTCGCGCGACCTCAAGATCTGGCTCGCCGACGGCACCAACTACCCCGGGCAGGACTCGCTCCGCCAACGTCAGGACCACCTGGCCGAGTCGCTCGCCGAGATCTACGCCGGCCTCGGCGACGAGCAGCGCCTCGTGCTCGAGTACAAGTTCTTCGAGCCGGCGTTCTACCACACCGACGTCCCCGACTGGGGCACCAGCTACGCGCAGGTGAGCGCCCTCGGCGACCGCGCGCTGACCTGCCTCGACACCGGCCACCACGCCCCCGGCACGAACATCGAGTTCATCGTCATGCAGCTGCTGCGCCTCGGCAAGCTCGGCTCGTTCGACTTCAACTCGCGCTTCTACGCCGACGACGACCTGATCGTCGGGGCGGCCGACCCGTTCCAGCTGTTCCGCATCCTGTTCGAGGTCGTCGACGGCGGCGGGCTCGACGAGGGCTCGCCCGTGCAGTTCATGCTCGACCAGTGCCACAACGTCGAGGACAAGATCCCCGGCCAGATCCGCAGCGTGCTCAACGTGCAGGAGATGACGGCGCGTGCCCTGCTCGTCGACCGTCCGGCGCTCGACTCGGCCCGCGCCTCCCACGACGTCCTCGGCGCGAACGCCGTGCTGATGGACGCGTTCTACACCGACGTCCGCCCGGCCCTGGCCGACTGGCGCGAGGGCCGCGGCCTGCCGCGCGACCCGATGGCCGCGTACCTCACGAGCGGCACGCCCGAGCGCCTGGCCGCCGAGCGCGTGGGCGGCAAGCAGCTCAGCTGGACCTGA
- a CDS encoding RimK family alpha-L-glutamate ligase: MSSAVPNAVTPQPLDQTPVVHVLHDNEEWLPPLLAALDDAGVPHAEHLLDGSSFDLSSAPPAGVFWSRLSASAATRGRATAKEVARATLRWAERHGRRVVNGSGVVELEVSKVAQYLALSAHGFDVPRTVAVFGTDDLKARARELPTPFITKHNQGGKGIGVRRFDDLESFDAWVDGPDPEQPADGVMLLQEYLQAEEPFVTRAEFVGGRFVYAVRVDTSAGSFELCPADACVVPAGADPATWAPFAVRPSVTAEHPLVVRLEEFLAAQGIEVAGVEFIETVDGRVVPYDVNTNTNYNPDVERESSLSATAALAAFLGGALAAAA; this comes from the coding sequence ATGAGCTCCGCCGTGCCGAACGCCGTCACCCCGCAGCCCCTCGACCAGACGCCCGTGGTCCACGTGCTGCACGACAACGAGGAGTGGCTGCCGCCGCTGCTCGCCGCGCTCGACGACGCGGGGGTGCCGCACGCCGAGCACCTGCTCGACGGGAGCTCGTTCGACCTCTCGTCCGCGCCTCCTGCGGGGGTGTTCTGGTCGCGCCTGAGCGCGTCGGCCGCGACCCGCGGCAGGGCGACCGCGAAGGAGGTGGCGCGCGCGACCCTGCGCTGGGCCGAGCGGCACGGTCGCCGGGTCGTGAACGGCAGCGGCGTGGTCGAGCTCGAGGTGAGCAAGGTCGCGCAGTACCTGGCCCTGTCGGCGCACGGCTTCGACGTCCCGCGGACGGTCGCGGTCTTCGGCACCGACGACCTGAAGGCGCGGGCGCGCGAGCTGCCGACGCCGTTCATCACGAAGCACAACCAGGGCGGCAAGGGCATCGGGGTCCGCCGGTTCGACGACCTCGAGTCGTTCGACGCCTGGGTCGACGGCCCCGACCCCGAGCAGCCCGCCGACGGCGTGATGTTGCTGCAGGAGTACCTGCAGGCCGAGGAGCCGTTCGTCACCCGCGCCGAGTTCGTGGGCGGCCGCTTTGTCTACGCGGTCAGGGTCGACACGTCCGCCGGCAGCTTCGAGCTGTGCCCGGCGGACGCGTGCGTCGTCCCGGCGGGTGCCGACCCGGCGACCTGGGCCCCCTTCGCGGTGCGCCCGTCGGTGACGGCGGAGCACCCGCTCGTGGTCCGGCTCGAGGAGTTCCTCGCCGCCCAGGGCATCGAGGTCGCCGGCGTCGAGTTCATCGAGACCGTCGACGGCCGCGTCGTGCCCTACGACGTCAACACGAACACGAACTACAACCCCGACGTCGAGCGCGAGTCGTCGCTCTCGGCGACGGCGGCGCTCGCCGCGTTCCTCGGGGGCGCGCTGGCGGCCGCGGCGTAG